The nucleotide sequence TAGCTATCAATCAGGTTTTTTTGAACACTTGGGACTTTACAGAAATATTCATATAAACGATCAAAACTTAAATCGGACACAGTGTTGGACTCAAAATTCGAAAAATCCAAGTGTAGCACAAAGCATGAATTTCACAGCTTAAGGGCTCTTAAAATAGTAGGCTTAGGATTTGTGACAAAACTCAGCCATGATAAGGATAAATTCATATTTTCTCCGTATATTTTGTATAAAATATAAACATATTGGTTGGGGGAAGTTCCGATGAAAATGATGATCTCGAGTGCCTGTATTGCGGGAATCCTGTTGGGAGCTTCAGTTCCGGCTGGGGCGGGGAATAACTGGGTAGGTTATACTAGCAAAGATAAATATCAGCGCCCGCCTGCACCACGTCCACCACAGCATCATCCGCAGCGTCCGTTGCCACCTGCACCGCATTATTCGAATCGTCCTGTGATTCAGAATGGTGTCAGCATTCAGTATCAGGCACCGACTACGATTTATCACAACTCGAACAGCTATAGTTGGGCCAATGGTGACCCAAATGTGGCACAGATTGAAAGCTCGCGTTATGTGCTGATCAATGACTGGCGCCGTTTGGGTTTGCCTGATCCTCCTGCTGGCATGCACTGGATTTTTGAAAATGGTCGCTATATATTGGTAAATAATCGTTAAAAGAAATTCCCTCTCTTGTTAGGAGAGGGTTAGGAAGAGGTGATTAATTAATCCCCCTATATCCCCTTTTTACAAAGGGGGATTTTTTTATCGCTTAAGCCAATTCATCATCCTCAGGTCGTGGAGTTTTACCTTCTGGTAATGGCTTTTCACTATGCTTGTCACGAATCACAGATGGATAAGTCCAGGACGCATAACGCACCACCAGAATTGCCAGTGCCAGAATCAGGATCGAACCTGTAATAATGACCAGATCCATACTGGCTTTATGGCTATGTTGAATATCAGAAATCAGCAAGCGGGTCAGGGCAGTAATCGCGATATAAATCAGGAAACGGACCGGCATGTGATTGGTCTTGAAATAAATGCCGACCATTGCGCCCAATTCTAAATAGATAAATAACAAAAGAATGTCATCAATGGTGGCGAATTGTTTGACTGCAAAAATATCAAAAACGGTATGCCCGGCAGACCAGATCACCATACAGCCGATAATGAACAAGGCAAGATAATGAAAACTTTCTACGGCCATATTGCCGAAATTGTCGAGGAGGGTTTCTATCTTTTTGGCTTTGGATTGTGGTTTCATTGCATATCCTCCTTTCATTATTTATATATCTCAGGAAAGGTGTAGCAAAATTCATGCAATAACTATGGCGTCAGCAAAAATAAATATGTAATAAGATGAAAAAGTGTATTTTTTTTAGACGAACTTGCTATATTGTAAAGGTTGTACATCGAATAATGAGGGAGAAAAAAGATGTTAGATAAAATCCAAAATAAAATTAGTCAATTACAAGCAGGAAAAAAACTGATTTTGGGGACAGGCATCAAAACTGACGACATGCAGAAAGTCCTGGCACTGTGTGAATCACTGCAGTCAGAAGGCGAAATCCGTATCGTGAATAAGCATGTGAATCCAAAAGTTGCCAACCAGCTGGACACCATCCTGATTGAAAAGGTGTAAATACCTATAAAAAACGCCTGCAATTGCAGGCGTTTTTTTATGGTTGAACAGTCTTACGCTTGATTAGTGAAATAATCTTCAGAGAACTGCATCACCACTTCTGGACCAGCTTTCACTTTAGTGATACGCAGTGCCAGCTCAGGCAGGGTACGTTGTACGAAGTAACGCGCCAGTGCCAGTTTGTTTTGATAGAACTCGCCTTGTTTGTCTTTCGCAGCATTGGCAATGCGCGCAAACATGTAAGAGAAGCTTAGCAGACCCACCACATGCAGGTAATCTACCGCAGCAGCATTGGCAAACTCTGGGTTTTCTTTCGCAGCTTCCAAAATGAACTGGGTCACCGCTTCAACTTCTGCAGCAGCATCCAAGGTTGCATCTTTGATGAAGTTTAGGTCAGCGTCCAAGCCGTTGGCAAAGTCACGGATTTCCTGGATGTATTCCTCGATGAATGCACCGCCACACTTGATGGTCTTACGGCCGATCAAGTCCTGAGATTGTACGCCGTTAGTACCTTCGTAGATTTGTGCAATACGCAGGTCACGTACACACTGTTCCATGCCCCATTCACGGATATAACCGTGACCACCGAAGACCATTTGCGCATCCAGAACGGCATTAAATGCAGTATCGGTCAGATAAGCTTTAGCAATTGGTGTTAACAGCGCAACACGATCATTGGCTTTTTTCACCGCTTCTGCATCAGTTGAGAATTTGGTGATGTCCAGCTGTTGACCTACATATACTGCAAAAGCACGAGATGCTTCATTATTCACACGCGTATTCAGCAACATGCGACGTACATCGCCGTGTACCAGGATGCTGTCAGCAGGTTTGTTTGGAGATTGAACGCCAGATGCGCTACGGCCTTGCAAACGGTCAGTCGCGTACTGAGCCGCATTTTGGTAAGCGAATTCAGAAGCGCCCAGGCCTTGGATACCCATAGACAGACGTTCGTAGTTCATCATCACGAACATCGCAGCCAGACCTTCGTTTTCTTTACCTACG is from Acinetobacter sp. ANC 7912 and encodes:
- a CDS encoding RcnB family protein, with protein sequence MKMMISSACIAGILLGASVPAGAGNNWVGYTSKDKYQRPPAPRPPQHHPQRPLPPAPHYSNRPVIQNGVSIQYQAPTTIYHNSNSYSWANGDPNVAQIESSRYVLINDWRRLGLPDPPAGMHWIFENGRYILVNNR
- a CDS encoding phosphate-starvation-inducible protein PsiE, with protein sequence MKPQSKAKKIETLLDNFGNMAVESFHYLALFIIGCMVIWSAGHTVFDIFAVKQFATIDDILLLFIYLELGAMVGIYFKTNHMPVRFLIYIAITALTRLLISDIQHSHKASMDLVIITGSILILALAILVVRYASWTYPSVIRDKHSEKPLPEGKTPRPEDDELA
- a CDS encoding acyl-CoA dehydrogenase C-terminal domain-containing protein, with translation MPIYNAPLADMKFILNDVFKAEQFWQANENLAHLDAATAEAILEEMAKFAQNVTLPLNRTGDEEGAKYNNGAVTTPAGFKEAFKQYAEGGWIGLGADEEWGGQGMPKMLTVLSDEMLFATNPSFMLYPLLSVGAGMALNSYASQEQKETYLPKIYSGEWSGTMCLTEPHAGTDLGIIKTKAERNEDGTYNITGTKIFITGGDHDLAENIIHLVLAKTPDAPAGSRGISLFIVPKYLVNEDGSLGERNAVGPGSIEHKMGIKASATCVMNFDGAKGYIVGKENEGLAAMFVMMNYERLSMGIQGLGASEFAYQNAAQYATDRLQGRSASGVQSPNKPADSILVHGDVRRMLLNTRVNNEASRAFAVYVGQQLDITKFSTDAEAVKKANDRVALLTPIAKAYLTDTAFNAVLDAQMVFGGHGYIREWGMEQCVRDLRIAQIYEGTNGVQSQDLIGRKTIKCGGAFIEEYIQEIRDFANGLDADLNFIKDATLDAAAEVEAVTQFILEAAKENPEFANAAAVDYLHVVGLLSFSYMFARIANAAKDKQGEFYQNKLALARYFVQRTLPELALRITKVKAGPEVVMQFSEDYFTNQA